The Solibacillus isronensis genome contains a region encoding:
- a CDS encoding S-layer homology domain-containing protein: MKVLQLAILLVFTACFITVTPASAAEKTTDQYYMDDVSYEHGAYEQLERFLYANIIDGYEEPTVYEEDGEVYEYTSILLKPENSITRAQFTKILVNAMNLTNGDIQKEFSDVKTSAWYYDFVQIASSKGIITGKEDGTFKPNDKITRAQMAAMIYRAFNGTVDFSKTGKMFNDVNPNSYSYEAIVKTAGAGIVNGYGETFKPNDYAKRSHAVLMIDRALHLESGEAEDEASIIATVNRYIDKEFEFSSDTENAEGMDALYRETTTGYYLAYSLDSQLLLEDADFSTGSSSSQKIGEYSSKLITLNKRFAAVKIDDLKVHIKMTDPEINFNLEMTLDLSGTAYLKKTEDGLWKIYNLVYDEEDYDNMLTAAAAMEE; this comes from the coding sequence TTGAAGGTACTTCAATTAGCAATTTTATTAGTTTTTACAGCTTGTTTTATAACTGTAACGCCAGCGTCGGCAGCAGAAAAAACGACCGATCAGTATTACATGGATGATGTAAGTTATGAACATGGTGCATATGAGCAGTTGGAACGTTTCTTATATGCAAATATTATCGACGGATACGAAGAACCGACAGTTTATGAAGAAGATGGTGAAGTATACGAATATACTTCAATACTCTTAAAGCCTGAAAATAGTATTACGCGTGCACAGTTTACGAAGATTTTAGTGAACGCAATGAACTTGACAAACGGCGATATTCAGAAAGAATTCTCTGATGTTAAGACATCTGCATGGTATTATGATTTTGTTCAAATTGCGAGCAGTAAAGGCATTATTACCGGAAAAGAAGATGGTACATTTAAACCGAACGATAAAATTACACGTGCTCAAATGGCAGCGATGATTTATCGTGCATTTAATGGAACAGTTGATTTTTCAAAAACAGGAAAAATGTTTAACGATGTAAATCCAAATAGCTATTCTTATGAGGCGATTGTGAAAACAGCAGGTGCCGGTATTGTAAATGGCTACGGAGAAACATTTAAACCGAATGATTATGCAAAGCGTTCTCACGCAGTATTGATGATTGACCGTGCGCTGCATTTAGAGAGTGGTGAAGCAGAAGATGAAGCTTCAATCATTGCGACAGTGAATCGCTATATTGATAAAGAATTTGAGTTTTCTTCAGACACGGAAAACGCAGAAGGTATGGATGCGCTCTATCGTGAAACAACAACAGGCTACTATTTAGCTTATTCACTTGATAGCCAATTGCTATTGGAAGATGCAGATTTTTCAACTGGTTCGAGTTCATCCCAAAAAATCGGCGAGTATTCAAGTAAGTTGATTACACTGAATAAACGTTTTGCCGCAGTAAAAATTGATGATTTAAAAGTTCATATTAAGATGACTGACCCGGAAATCAATTTTAATCTTGAGATGACATTAGATTTATCCGGTACGGCTTACTTAAAGAAAACAGAAGACGGTCTGTGGAAAATCTATAATCTGGTCTATGATGAAGAAGATTATGATAATATGCTGACTGCAGCTGCAGCGATGGAAGAATAA
- a CDS encoding M20 metallopeptidase family protein encodes MLNEWHAEVEEVYDQMVAWRRHLHENPELPFQEVQTARMVGDILAGYGIKVQRNIGGHGVVGILKGGKTGPTIALRADMDALPIQQKNDVPYKSQVPNVMHACGHDAHTATLLGVAKILSKYEDQLHGTVKFIFQPAEEQFPGGAIQMLKEGVLEGVDAIFGNHVLSSVPLGNFTVPKGSATASSDYVKIRIIGKGGHSSAPHTSVNPIVIGAQIITQIHLLMSQKLDPVQPVVAAITVFNSGGTINVIPEEAAIEGTVRTFNQEQQENVQTLLTHILNNVTVTYGATYEMEYTRGYPQLVNTEKETKVVRDLLDNINHLNVVEMPPIMASEDFAYYLQQVPGVYFYTGSATDAPTTQFPHHHPKFNIDEHAMKNSAKGFLSIVHYYLVPDDA; translated from the coding sequence GTGCTTAACGAGTGGCATGCAGAAGTGGAGGAAGTGTACGATCAAATGGTTGCTTGGAGAAGGCATTTGCATGAGAACCCTGAACTGCCATTTCAAGAGGTACAAACGGCCAGAATGGTAGGGGATATTTTAGCCGGTTATGGAATTAAAGTGCAACGGAATATTGGCGGGCATGGCGTTGTCGGAATTTTAAAAGGGGGAAAAACAGGGCCGACGATTGCATTAAGAGCTGACATGGATGCGTTACCCATTCAACAGAAAAATGACGTGCCCTATAAATCCCAGGTCCCGAATGTTATGCATGCATGCGGTCACGACGCACATACAGCAACATTGCTTGGGGTAGCAAAAATACTAAGTAAATATGAAGACCAACTCCATGGGACGGTTAAATTTATATTTCAACCAGCGGAAGAGCAATTTCCGGGGGGAGCGATTCAAATGTTAAAAGAGGGTGTGCTCGAAGGGGTAGATGCAATCTTTGGAAATCATGTCCTATCTTCCGTCCCATTAGGAAACTTTACGGTACCAAAAGGGAGTGCTACCGCTTCCAGTGACTATGTAAAAATTAGAATAATCGGTAAAGGCGGACATTCTTCCGCTCCTCACACTTCCGTCAATCCAATTGTGATTGGCGCACAAATTATAACTCAAATCCATTTGTTAATGAGTCAAAAACTTGATCCGGTACAACCGGTAGTGGCAGCAATTACTGTGTTCAACTCCGGGGGTACAATAAATGTGATTCCCGAAGAAGCTGCAATTGAGGGGACAGTTCGTACATTTAACCAGGAACAACAGGAAAATGTCCAAACACTTTTAACACATATTCTTAATAATGTCACAGTAACTTATGGTGCTACTTATGAGATGGAATATACAAGAGGATATCCGCAATTAGTCAATACCGAGAAAGAAACAAAAGTTGTAAGAGATTTGCTTGATAATATTAACCATTTAAATGTCGTCGAGATGCCCCCCATTATGGCAAGTGAAGATTTTGCGTATTATTTGCAACAAGTTCCCGGAGTATATTTTTATACTGGTTCAGCTACAGATGCCCCCACTACACAATTTCCTCATCACCACCCAAAATTTAATATCGATGAACATGCAATGAAAAACTCGGCGAAAGGATTTTTAAGTATTGTACATTATTACTTAGTTCCAGACGATGCCTGA
- a CDS encoding ABC transporter permease, with product MFGTEDYKKIEKYRKHFLIFNLMTILFFTGISFTKVIPNLKGFDLVSTFIVFLIYIVVANVFVGIFVRKTQMVFFISLLFSALGMGWRLWLEWGEFSLVEHTNIVVMIGYPSITALMITLIYAVSEKFKTKKLVIMDRK from the coding sequence ATGTTCGGTACGGAGGATTATAAAAAAATAGAAAAGTATAGAAAACATTTCTTAATTTTTAATCTCATGACGATCCTGTTTTTTACGGGAATATCTTTTACTAAGGTTATTCCAAATTTAAAGGGGTTTGATTTAGTTTCTACATTTATAGTTTTCCTTATTTATATTGTTGTTGCGAATGTCTTTGTCGGGATTTTTGTTCGCAAAACGCAAATGGTTTTTTTCATTTCGCTACTATTCAGTGCTCTTGGAATGGGCTGGCGTCTATGGCTTGAGTGGGGAGAATTCAGTTTAGTTGAACATACAAATATTGTTGTGATGATAGGTTATCCAAGTATTACAGCACTTATGATTACACTTATTTATGCTGTTTCAGAAAAGTTCAAGACGAAAAAGCTCGTCATTATGGATAGGAAATAA
- a CDS encoding GNAT family N-acetyltransferase, whose translation MEYRLATKDDMELLIDLRKRLLVEEGQTVSSNIDEQLRSFFEKQLNSDQIVQWIIEEEKGAIATGGIQFISFPPSYSNPTGIRGYILNMYTTPESRGRGLAKQLVERLLAEAQERNVHHIFLISSPMGKPLYKKIGFKENDIYMEYFIK comes from the coding sequence ATGGAATACCGATTGGCTACTAAAGATGATATGGAATTATTAATAGATTTACGTAAGCGGTTATTAGTGGAGGAAGGGCAAACCGTATCTTCCAATATCGATGAACAATTAAGGAGCTTTTTTGAGAAGCAATTGAACTCTGACCAAATTGTTCAATGGATTATTGAGGAAGAGAAAGGTGCGATTGCTACAGGGGGCATTCAGTTTATTTCCTTTCCCCCTAGCTATTCCAATCCCACAGGCATTCGCGGGTATATTTTGAATATGTACACAACACCGGAAAGCAGAGGTCGGGGGCTTGCGAAACAGTTGGTTGAGCGGTTACTGGCAGAAGCTCAAGAAAGAAATGTACATCACATATTTTTGATTTCTTCACCGATGGGCAAACCGTTATACAAAAAAATCGGTTTTAAGGAAAATGATATTTACATGGAATATTTCATTAAATAG
- a CDS encoding methyl-accepting chemotaxis protein, with product MHTKLQAVVDTMELYQATFPEDACIVVANKEEVVGYQPGQFIDLKITVGMKLENFRGTVTERALTSKRFLREEKGPEKFGFAYISTAQPIFDGGEIIGVVSAIISNGKMDSMRQLATELSSAVEEMTATNEELTSASMDVSSRLDGLVTSTETMTADIGEINHMVELVKGIASKSQILGLNASIEAARSGEHGRGFAVVAKEIQKMAQNSKESAEKIAAQLNNIRVSIEDVSGTTSQIAAFTEQFATSMHELNDAYGSVNGTAEKLLEISEIK from the coding sequence ATGCATACAAAATTACAAGCAGTGGTAGATACGATGGAGTTATATCAGGCAACTTTTCCGGAAGATGCTTGTATCGTTGTAGCGAATAAAGAAGAGGTTGTCGGATATCAGCCGGGTCAGTTCATTGATCTGAAAATTACTGTAGGGATGAAATTGGAGAATTTCCGAGGTACCGTTACAGAGCGGGCATTGACATCCAAACGTTTTTTAAGAGAAGAGAAGGGTCCCGAAAAATTCGGGTTTGCTTATATTTCAACAGCACAGCCTATTTTTGATGGCGGAGAAATAATTGGGGTCGTGAGTGCCATTATTTCAAATGGAAAAATGGATTCCATGCGCCAATTAGCGACAGAGTTATCGAGTGCGGTAGAAGAAATGACGGCTACGAATGAAGAGTTAACCTCAGCGAGCATGGACGTATCGAGCCGTTTGGACGGGCTTGTCACATCTACAGAAACGATGACCGCAGATATCGGGGAAATCAATCACATGGTCGAGCTTGTAAAAGGAATTGCATCGAAATCACAAATTTTAGGATTAAATGCATCGATTGAAGCGGCTCGTTCTGGCGAGCATGGAAGAGGATTTGCCGTCGTAGCGAAGGAAATTCAAAAAATGGCGCAGAACAGCAAAGAAAGCGCAGAAAAAATTGCTGCGCAGCTTAATAATATTCGCGTTTCCATTGAAGATGTAAGTGGAACAACAAGCCAAATCGCAGCGTTTACGGAACAGTTTGCTACAAGTATGCATGAACTGAATGATGCATATGGAAGTGTGAACGGCACGGCAGAAAAGCTATTGGAAATTAGTGAAATAAAATAA
- a CDS encoding amidohydrolase — translation MKQKLMEMLELRKDEMIQIRRHLHQHPEISFQEEKTAQYILDFYKGKDVEVHSNVGNGYGIIVTIKGGKPGKDIGLRADFDALPITEEADVPFKSVNEGVMHACGHDGHTAYLLVLADCLIELKDEIPGTIKIIHQHAEEVPPGGAKSIVESGLLDDLDNVFGIHLLPMGPAGFVGYNSGFAFNGRAYLKLKIQGRGGHGSSPHLANDAIVAGAHFVTAVQTIISRRLSPFDIGVITIGSFDGKGTFNVIKDSVELEGDIRYMTIETKEKIEVEVKRLVRGLEEEFGVTCELTYENDYPPLYNDPELTAKVAGYLVGANDPIITEVKEVPPMSPSEDFAYYAEKFPSCFFYIGCSPKGVEKPYYNHHPKFDIDEDALLVAAKAVGHVVCGYYEEN, via the coding sequence ATGAAACAAAAACTAATGGAGATGCTGGAACTTCGTAAAGATGAAATGATTCAAATCCGGAGACATTTACACCAGCATCCTGAAATATCGTTTCAAGAAGAAAAAACTGCACAGTACATTCTCGACTTTTATAAAGGAAAAGATGTAGAAGTTCATTCAAATGTCGGAAATGGCTACGGAATTATTGTAACGATTAAAGGCGGCAAACCAGGCAAAGATATCGGGCTTCGCGCAGACTTCGATGCATTGCCGATTACCGAAGAAGCCGATGTTCCATTCAAATCTGTTAATGAAGGAGTAATGCACGCATGCGGCCATGACGGACATACCGCATATTTACTTGTATTGGCGGATTGTTTGATCGAATTGAAAGATGAGATACCAGGGACAATTAAAATTATTCACCAGCATGCAGAAGAAGTTCCGCCAGGCGGAGCGAAAAGTATCGTAGAGTCGGGGCTGCTCGATGATTTAGATAATGTTTTCGGGATTCACTTGCTGCCAATGGGACCTGCAGGATTTGTCGGTTATAATTCAGGTTTTGCCTTCAATGGGCGTGCCTACTTAAAACTGAAAATTCAAGGACGCGGCGGACATGGCTCCTCACCACATTTGGCAAACGATGCGATTGTTGCCGGTGCACACTTTGTCACTGCTGTGCAAACAATTATTAGCCGCCGTTTAAGCCCCTTTGATATCGGTGTTATTACAATTGGTTCCTTCGACGGTAAAGGAACATTTAATGTGATTAAAGATAGTGTAGAACTTGAAGGCGATATTCGCTATATGACGATAGAAACGAAGGAAAAAATTGAAGTGGAAGTAAAAAGATTAGTAAGAGGTTTGGAAGAAGAATTCGGTGTCACTTGTGAGTTGACGTATGAAAACGATTATCCGCCATTATACAATGACCCTGAATTAACAGCGAAAGTAGCAGGATATTTAGTAGGGGCGAATGATCCGATTATTACAGAGGTGAAGGAAGTGCCGCCAATGTCGCCATCTGAAGACTTTGCCTATTATGCAGAGAAGTTCCCGTCTTGCTTCTTCTATATTGGTTGTTCACCAAAAGGAGTAGAAAAACCTTATTACAATCATCATCCAAAATTCGATATTGATGAAGATGCGCTTCTGGTCGCGGCTAAAGCGGTCGGACATGTCGTATGCGGCTATTATGAAGAAAATTAA
- a CDS encoding M20 metallopeptidase family protein, whose protein sequence is MSVKEKLQANYEDMVEIRRHLHMYPELSFKEVNTPKLVAEKLRSYGIEVKENVGGNGVVGYLEGTFDGPTIAFRADFDALPIQDEKEVPYKSKVDGVSHACGHDIHTAALLGLAKSLADNRDALHGNVVFIHQFAEEVVPGGAKAMVEAGCLNGVDYVYGSHVSSWSELGTVLFCEGYAMAAADFFELTIQGKGGHGASPHETIDPIVAAAQFVFGVQPIVSRNTDPIESAVITIGKIESGTVGNVIPDKAHLTGTVRTINPAIRDMVEQKLNNLCKAIEIQYGATLEFNYTRGYDAVYNHPTETAMLREAVSTNLPDLQVLNAPPRMGAEDFTYYLQEKPGTFFFTGGGNPEINAVYPHHHPRFDVDEQSMLNIANVFVEALKLHGVIK, encoded by the coding sequence ATGAGCGTAAAAGAGAAACTGCAAGCAAACTATGAGGATATGGTCGAAATCCGAAGACATCTGCATATGTATCCGGAGCTTTCATTTAAAGAAGTTAATACACCAAAACTCGTTGCCGAAAAGCTTCGTTCTTATGGGATTGAAGTGAAAGAAAATGTTGGCGGTAATGGAGTTGTTGGCTATTTAGAGGGTACTTTTGATGGACCGACAATTGCGTTTCGCGCAGATTTTGACGCACTCCCGATTCAAGATGAAAAAGAAGTACCTTACAAATCAAAAGTCGATGGAGTAAGCCATGCTTGTGGTCATGATATCCATACAGCCGCACTGCTCGGTTTGGCAAAGTCACTTGCTGATAACCGGGACGCACTTCATGGCAATGTCGTATTCATCCATCAATTTGCGGAAGAAGTCGTACCAGGTGGTGCAAAGGCTATGGTAGAGGCAGGTTGCCTAAATGGTGTCGACTATGTGTACGGTTCTCATGTCTCATCCTGGAGCGAATTAGGCACTGTGCTGTTTTGTGAAGGCTACGCAATGGCAGCTGCCGACTTTTTTGAACTCACTATTCAAGGTAAGGGCGGGCATGGCGCATCTCCTCACGAAACAATCGACCCTATCGTTGCAGCAGCACAGTTTGTATTTGGTGTGCAGCCAATCGTCAGCAGAAATACTGACCCGATTGAATCTGCTGTTATTACAATCGGAAAAATTGAAAGTGGCACAGTTGGCAATGTCATTCCTGATAAAGCCCATTTAACAGGGACTGTTCGTACAATTAATCCGGCGATTCGCGATATGGTAGAGCAAAAGTTAAACAACTTATGCAAAGCGATTGAAATTCAGTACGGTGCTACGCTTGAATTTAACTATACTCGCGGCTATGACGCCGTATATAATCACCCGACTGAAACAGCTATGCTTCGCGAAGCTGTCTCAACAAATTTGCCAGACTTGCAAGTATTGAATGCCCCACCTCGCATGGGAGCAGAAGATTTCACCTATTATTTACAGGAAAAGCCCGGCACGTTTTTCTTCACAGGCGGCGGCAATCCGGAGATCAATGCAGTCTACCCGCATCACCACCCACGATTCGATGTGGATGAACAGTCAATGTTGAATATTGCCAATGTGTTTGTGGAGGCATTAAAGCTTCATGGGGTTATAAAATAA
- a CDS encoding GNAT family N-acetyltransferase: protein MILETERLILKPYEVEFSDAIFEVVKHREIADTMVMIPHPYPREVVGQWISYLQKSFEQGTAYEFAVFLKENGHYIGNCGLVTISKNHRNAEVGYFIDVSEWGNGYATEACKKIIDYGFQEHQLNRIYSRCMVRNIASRKVMEKSGMVWEGRHRQEFLKDDIYEDMDYLAILAEEYFKE, encoded by the coding sequence ATGATTTTAGAAACGGAAAGACTTATATTAAAGCCATATGAAGTTGAATTTTCGGATGCTATTTTTGAAGTAGTAAAGCATAGGGAGATTGCGGACACAATGGTCATGATTCCGCATCCTTATCCACGCGAAGTTGTCGGTCAGTGGATTTCCTATTTGCAAAAAAGCTTTGAGCAAGGGACAGCCTATGAGTTTGCTGTGTTTTTAAAAGAAAATGGCCACTATATCGGGAATTGCGGGCTCGTTACGATTTCAAAAAATCACCGTAATGCAGAGGTGGGCTATTTTATTGATGTCTCGGAGTGGGGTAATGGCTATGCAACAGAAGCATGCAAAAAAATAATTGATTACGGATTTCAGGAACATCAATTAAATAGAATTTACAGCCGCTGCATGGTTAGAAATATCGCTTCAAGAAAGGTAATGGAGAAGTCCGGTATGGTTTGGGAAGGACGCCACAGACAGGAATTTTTAAAAGATGATATATATGAAGATATGGATTACTTAGCTATTTTAGCGGAGGAATATTTTAAGGAATAA
- a CDS encoding DUF2975 domain-containing protein: protein MQKLNIIFLRTVIISTGLLVLSLCVFVLPSLAQETAHLNPEVAYLQYPILLGMYATAIPFFYALYETLKMITLIERESVFSILLEQGLNYIKYCAYIILVLYISGFFLLDYTNALPPLVALIGIVIILITILVATGAAFLKYVLIKSRLNVN, encoded by the coding sequence ATGCAGAAATTAAACATAATCTTTTTAAGAACGGTTATTATATCAACTGGTTTACTTGTATTGTCATTATGTGTATTTGTTTTGCCGAGTTTAGCTCAGGAAACTGCGCATTTAAATCCTGAAGTGGCTTACCTGCAATATCCGATTTTATTAGGTATGTACGCGACCGCAATTCCATTTTTCTATGCGCTATATGAAACATTGAAGATGATTACACTTATTGAGCGGGAATCAGTTTTTTCCATTCTTCTTGAACAAGGATTAAACTATATAAAATATTGCGCCTATATCATTCTTGTTTTATATATTTCGGGCTTCTTCCTGCTCGATTATACAAATGCACTGCCTCCGTTAGTGGCGTTGATCGGTATTGTTATCATTTTAATTACGATTCTTGTTGCTACAGGTGCCGCATTTTTAAAATATGTACTTATAAAAAGTCGATTGAATGTGAATTAA
- a CDS encoding MFS transporter → MIMNTYKGTNKMIIGIVFGVITFWLFAQAMVNVVPAVQEDLGISLGTINIAISLSALFSGMFIVAAGGLADKIGRKKIAVIGYWLSILGSLCLVLAQGAVLLIIGRIIIGLSAAFIMPSTIALIKAYFEGADRQRALSYWSIGSWGGSGVASFAGGAIATSLGWRWIFIFSIVFALVGLFLLKDTPESKQESSGKFRFDYVGLGIFIVTMVALNILITYGADFGWTSGISLILMAVTVIGLITFIRVEMKKEVVLIDFAVFKNKAYTGATVSNFLLNAIAGTLVVANTYVQVGRGFNAFQSGLLSLGYLVTVLAMIRVGEKILQRVGAKKPMIWGGIITTVGVALMGLTFLPDVAYTIAVFVGFALFGLGLGIYATPSTDTSVSNAPSDKVGEAAGVYKMASSLGSAFGVAISMTAYGAASANGNLEMAATTGIIINVIFGVLSILSVLFLVPKNAGESVDQLE, encoded by the coding sequence ATTATTATGAACACATACAAAGGTACGAATAAAATGATCATCGGAATTGTATTCGGTGTTATTACATTCTGGTTATTTGCTCAAGCAATGGTAAACGTTGTACCAGCTGTTCAAGAGGATTTAGGCATTTCGCTTGGTACGATTAATATAGCGATTAGTTTATCGGCATTATTCTCAGGTATGTTTATCGTAGCGGCAGGTGGTCTTGCTGACAAAATAGGTCGTAAAAAAATAGCGGTCATCGGTTATTGGCTAAGTATTCTTGGTTCACTCTGTTTAGTATTGGCGCAAGGTGCTGTTTTATTAATCATCGGCCGAATTATTATCGGTCTATCAGCTGCATTCATTATGCCGTCTACAATTGCATTAATCAAAGCTTATTTTGAAGGCGCGGACCGTCAAAGAGCATTAAGCTACTGGTCAATTGGTTCATGGGGAGGTTCCGGTGTTGCATCATTTGCAGGTGGTGCCATTGCGACTTCATTAGGATGGAGATGGATTTTCATCTTCTCGATTGTATTCGCTCTAGTTGGTCTGTTTTTATTAAAAGACACACCTGAAAGTAAACAGGAGTCTTCAGGAAAATTCCGTTTTGACTACGTCGGTCTAGGCATTTTTATTGTCACAATGGTTGCATTAAATATTTTAATTACGTATGGTGCAGACTTTGGTTGGACAAGCGGCATTTCCTTAATTTTGATGGCAGTAACAGTAATTGGATTAATTACATTCATTCGAGTAGAGATGAAAAAAGAAGTTGTACTAATCGACTTTGCGGTATTTAAAAACAAAGCCTATACAGGTGCAACGGTATCGAACTTTTTACTTAATGCAATAGCGGGTACATTAGTAGTAGCCAATACGTATGTGCAGGTAGGACGTGGATTTAATGCTTTCCAATCAGGCTTACTTTCCCTTGGCTATTTAGTGACGGTACTGGCAATGATCCGTGTAGGGGAGAAAATACTTCAACGTGTTGGTGCTAAAAAACCGATGATTTGGGGTGGAATAATTACTACGGTCGGTGTCGCATTAATGGGATTAACATTCTTGCCGGATGTAGCGTATACAATCGCGGTATTCGTAGGATTTGCTTTATTCGGTCTTGGCTTAGGTATTTATGCAACACCGTCAACAGATACATCTGTATCCAATGCACCTTCTGACAAAGTTGGGGAAGCGGCAGGTGTATATAAAATGGCAAGTTCTTTAGGTAGTGCGTTCGGTGTAGCCATTTCCATGACAGCTTACGGCGCGGCATCTGCAAACGGCAACCTGGAAATGGCCGCAACAACAGGGATCATCATTAACGTCATATTCGGTGTCCTTTCCATCTTATCAGTTTTATTCCTAGTTCCAAAAAACGCGGGGGAATCAGTCGATCAATTAGAATGA
- the lepB gene encoding signal peptidase I, whose translation MKKEKNELFEWIKVIAITALFVVAIRMFIFTPIDVKGASMMPTYEDGDRIIVNKIGKSLHDFNRFDVIVFDGLESEYFIKRIIGLPGDHIEYKDDVLYINGQEIDEPYLDEYKSALNDPGDLTPDFTLEDLVGVSEIPNDYYFVMGDNRRKSSDSRDPRIGLVSKEHILGSTSIRFYPLDSLGLVK comes from the coding sequence ATGAAAAAAGAAAAGAACGAGCTTTTTGAATGGATTAAAGTTATTGCCATAACCGCCTTGTTTGTTGTAGCTATTCGTATGTTTATTTTCACTCCGATTGACGTGAAAGGTGCTTCCATGATGCCGACATATGAAGACGGAGACCGAATTATCGTCAATAAAATCGGGAAATCGCTTCATGATTTCAATCGGTTCGATGTCATTGTATTCGATGGCTTAGAAAGCGAATATTTTATTAAACGGATTATCGGACTTCCAGGTGATCATATCGAATATAAAGATGATGTACTTTATATAAATGGTCAGGAAATCGACGAGCCCTATTTGGATGAATATAAATCTGCTCTTAACGATCCTGGCGACTTGACTCCTGATTTCACGCTGGAAGATTTAGTTGGGGTATCTGAAATTCCGAATGACTATTATTTTGTTATGGGTGATAACCGCCGTAAAAGTAGTGACAGCCGAGATCCACGCATCGGTCTTGTCTCAAAGGAACATATTCTTGGCTCTACATCTATCCGTTTTTACCCGCTCGACTCATTGGGTTTAGTAAAATAA
- a CDS encoding DUF3953 domain-containing protein, with amino-acid sequence MKEMKVDILVTFQIALAFLAALIGIYSLVTDRFHLQPLMFVFMSAMYGIIGYREYRRTQNKQSGILFWVVSVILFGVAFVSLFVN; translated from the coding sequence ATGAAGGAAATGAAAGTCGATATACTTGTTACCTTTCAAATAGCTTTAGCATTTTTGGCTGCATTGATTGGTATTTATAGTTTGGTTACAGATCGCTTCCACCTGCAGCCGCTTATGTTTGTCTTTATGAGTGCGATGTATGGAATAATAGGATACAGAGAGTACAGACGGACTCAAAATAAACAATCAGGAATTCTCTTTTGGGTTGTGTCAGTAATTTTATTTGGCGTTGCGTTTGTATCGTTGTTTGTTAATTAG
- a CDS encoding DUF5316 domain-containing protein codes for MKFFLIGTGVSLIGILLCIIIWDVHMISNITSGIGFVFLIVACIFSGAFVNGDRMRANMAMETKESWIQRNKIAWRSLTMAVPNFAVAFFFYYYLGY; via the coding sequence ATGAAATTTTTTCTAATCGGTACAGGGGTGTCTTTAATAGGAATTTTGCTTTGTATTATTATTTGGGATGTTCATATGATTTCCAATATTACGAGCGGGATTGGTTTTGTCTTTCTTATTGTGGCATGCATTTTTTCCGGTGCGTTTGTCAATGGTGACCGGATGCGGGCAAACATGGCAATGGAAACGAAAGAAAGCTGGATTCAAAGAAATAAGATTGCATGGCGTTCCCTGACGATGGCAGTTCCTAACTTTGCTGTCGCATTCTTCTTTTACTACTATTTAGGCTACTAA
- a CDS encoding NUDIX hydrolase → MRLEQIQQIINTTPKHIVSAATIILNSKNEVLLIKGPKRGWEMPGGQVEEGESLTAAAIRETKEESGIDVEILKFCGIFQNVEKSICNTLFLAKPIGGTPTTSPESLEVGYFPIEEALEMVTFGNFRQRIAYCLDTTKHPFFIDF, encoded by the coding sequence ATGAGATTGGAACAAATTCAGCAAATAATAAATACAACCCCTAAACATATTGTGTCTGCAGCTACGATTATACTGAACAGTAAAAATGAGGTTCTGCTTATTAAAGGACCTAAACGGGGGTGGGAAATGCCGGGCGGTCAAGTGGAAGAAGGCGAATCTTTGACAGCTGCAGCGATTAGGGAAACAAAAGAAGAATCGGGAATAGATGTGGAAATACTCAAATTCTGCGGTATTTTTCAAAATGTAGAGAAATCTATATGCAATACGCTTTTCCTAGCGAAACCAATTGGGGGGACACCGACAACTTCACCGGAAAGTCTGGAAGTCGGGTATTTCCCAATTGAAGAGGCCCTGGAAATGGTGACATTCGGAAACTTTCGACAAAGAATAGCATATTGTTTGGACACAACGAAGCACCCGTTTTTTATTGATTTTTAA